Genomic DNA from Funiculus sociatus GB2-C1:
AAAGGCAAACACAGCGCCAGTTTTGAGATGCGAGTTGCGGTCTTCCCGAATAATATAGCGGTAGGTGACACCAAAGAGAAAACCGCTCAAAAGAGCGATCGCTATCTTCACCAGTAAATTAAAACCGGTCGCGATCTGTATCTGTGACAGTAAATTATTGCCCAGCGTGACAATACTATAAGTCAGGAAAACGGACACTGCCGCTAGGGTTCCTGCTTTGATAGACTCAATTCGCTCTTTTGGATCAAACATAATGGGGACTGGGGGCTGGGGGCTGGGTACTAGGGACTAGGAACTGGGGGCTGGGTACTAGGGACTAGGGACTAGGGGCTGAGTAAAATTCTTCCCAATCCCCAATCCCCAATAAAGTGCCATAGAAGTCTCAGATTGAATTATCATATGGCTTGGAGACATTTCGTAATGGTTTTTACTATATAGCTATGGATATTTTGTCGTTGGGTTGGGTGACGGTTCTGGTTCTGTTTACGTGGTCGATTGCAATGGTAGTTTGGGGTCGTAACGGCTTCTAAAAGCATCGTGGAAACTTCTGTCGTTAGTGTTTTAGGTCTTGTTACCTTTGCGTTGCTGTTTATAGTCAGTGGCGGTGTCGTTTATCTGACGCTGGCGGAGTGGCGCGATCGCCGTCGTCAGGAGAAAGAAAAACGAGAAAATAAGTTGCCCGGCGCTGGTCGTCGTCAGGAGAAAGAAAAACGAGTGGAAAAGGTGCGCGATCGCCGTCAGGAGAAAGAAAAACGAGTGGAAAAGGTGCGCGATCGCCGTCGCTAGACTGTGGCTAAAGGCGAAACTCCAAGGGAACCCCACCTCCAGCCCTCTCTCCGCAAGCGGAGATGGGGTTAGGGTAGGGTTCTTTTTTCAATTGCAATTATCGCAGTGTCCGCATCGCCACCCAGCCGCCTCTTTTGCAAAGCCAAAAGCTTGTAACAAAAACTGCCAACGGCATTCTCGTGTAGTAAGATATTGCGTCATTTGAGACTGAAACTGCTGCTGCTGCGCGTTCAATTCGCCAAAGGAGCAAGATTTTCCTGATTGATGGCGAATATAATGAAACGGGCTTTGCCATTCTAATTGTCCGGCGCTGTGGAGTAGGGAGAGAGCAATTGCACCGTCGCGAAACTGCTTCGCCACCGTTGCTACTTCGCCTTGAGTTGGTAGTTTGGAAGCAATAGCTTGAGCTTCTTGGTATTGCGATCGCATCTTTCCCGCAAAAAATTCCCGTCTCTGCTTATCCTCCGGGTTCAGCCACCCCGTAGCCTCGCTAACTAATGTTAAAGCTTCCGCAGGCTTCCCATCTCGTCCAGCTCTCCCAACTTCCTGCACGTACTCGGAAAGCAGCAAAGGCGAATGGTAGTGAATTACCCAGCGGACATCAGGCTTATTGATGCCCATACCAAAGGCACAAGTACAGACGACAAAAGGCATTTTACCACCCAGCCAACTCGCTTCTATTTCGCGACGTTCCTCCGGACTCAACCCTGCATGATAAGCTGCTGTTGCATAACCTTTTTGCCGTAGCAATTCGGTTAATTCTTCGCTATCTCGCCGTGTGCGGACGTAAACTAAGCCTGCTTGGTTTGGTCTTGCCTGAATAAACTTTAACATCCCTTGGCGGCGACCTCTGGGTGTCCAAATAGTTTGAACTTTAAGGTGCAGATTTTGCCGATAAGGACTTATTTGGAAAGCAGCGGGTTTTTGTAGTTGTAAGACTTGCTGGATGGTTGCTCTAGCTTTTGGATCGGCTGTGGCGGTGAAGGCTGCGATCGCTATTTTGGTACCAGCTGGCTTTGATTTTAACAGAGCTGGACGCACTGCACCCAATCTTCTATAAGCTGGGCGAAAAGTTTCTCCCCACTGCACCAAGCAATGCGCCTCATCCAAAATTAATCCATTAATTTCTAGCTGCGGTTGACACAACTTTTCCCACACTGGCGCACTCAGCAAAGTTTCTGGCGACAAATACAATAGCCGTAACTTTTCCAAATTTTGCAGAGTTTTCTTGCGTTCCCAAGTGGGTAA
This window encodes:
- a CDS encoding RecQ family ATP-dependent DNA helicase; this encodes MYNSDTTSWQEVRAAFKRIWGYDDFRPPQGEIIRSLLEKRDALIVMPTGGGKSICFQLPALLQYGLTLVISPLVALMENQVQELRDRKLPAALLHSELPTWERKKTLQNLEKLRLLYLSPETLLSAPVWEKLCQPQLEINGLILDEAHCLVQWGETFRPAYRRLGAVRPALLKSKPAGTKIAIAAFTATADPKARATIQQVLQLQKPAAFQISPYRQNLHLKVQTIWTPRGRRQGMLKFIQARPNQAGLVYVRTRRDSEELTELLRQKGYATAAYHAGLSPEERREIEASWLGGKMPFVVCTCAFGMGINKPDVRWVIHYHSPLLLSEYVQEVGRAGRDGKPAEALTLVSEATGWLNPEDKQRREFFAGKMRSQYQEAQAIASKLPTQGEVATVAKQFRDGAIALSLLHSAGQLEWQSPFHYIRHQSGKSCSFGELNAQQQQFQSQMTQYLTTRECRWQFLLQAFGFAKEAAGWRCGHCDNCN
- the petN gene encoding cytochrome b6-f complex subunit PetN, giving the protein MDILSLGWVTVLVLFTWSIAMVVWGRNGF